In Hemiscyllium ocellatum isolate sHemOce1 chromosome 33, sHemOce1.pat.X.cur, whole genome shotgun sequence, the following are encoded in one genomic region:
- the LOC132831501 gene encoding ferritin, higher subunit-like, whose protein sequence is MASQVCQNYHKDCEAAVNKQINLELYSSYVYLSMFSYFDRDDVALRHFAEFFKEQSHEEREHAEKLMEFQNKRGGRVLLQDVKKPEQDEWGNGLEAMQRALQMEKDVNQSLLDLHKLSSGHTDPHSSYFDRDDVALHHFAEFFKEQSHEEREHAEKLMEFQNKRGGRVLLQDVKKPEQDEWGNGLEAMQRALQMEKDVNQSLLDLHKLSSGHTDPHLCDFLERHYLDEQVKMIKKLGDHITNLKRLGAPENGLGEYLFDRLTLS, encoded by the exons ATGGCCTCCCAAGTATGTCAGAACTACCACAAGGACTGTGAGGCTGCTGTTAACAAGCAGATCAACCTGGAGCTCTATTCCTCCTATGTTTACCTCTCCATG TTCTCTTACTTTGACCGGGATGATGTTGCCCTGCGTCACTTTGCTGAGTTCTTCAAGGAGCAGTCCCATGAGGAACGGGAACATGCTGAGAAACTGATGGAATTCCAGAATAAACGTGGAGGCAgggtcctcctgcaggatgtcaaG AAGCCAGAGCAGGATGAGTGGGGCAATGGTCTGGAGGCAATGCAGAGAGCTCTGCAGATGGAGAAGGATGTGAACCAGAGTCTGCTGGATCTGCACAAACTCTCCtctggccacactgaccctcat TCCTCTTACTTTGACCGGGATGATGTTGCCCTGCATCACTTTGCTGAGTTCTTCAAGGAGCAGTCCCATGAGGAACGGGAACACGCTGAGAAACTGATGGAATTCCAGAATAAACGTGGAGGCCgagtcctcctgcaggatgtcaaG AAGCCAGAGCAGGATGAGTGGGGCAATGGTCTGGAGGCAATGCAGAGAGCTCTGCAGATGGAGAAGGATGTGAACCAGAGTCTGCTGGATCTGCACAAACTCTCCtctggccacactgaccctcat CTGTGTGACTTCCTGGAGAGgcactacttggatgagcaagtgaagatgatcaagaagctaggagatcacatcaccaacctgaagagactgggagcccctgagaatggcctgggagagtacctgtttgacaggctcACCCTGAGCTGA